In Antennarius striatus isolate MH-2024 chromosome 8, ASM4005453v1, whole genome shotgun sequence, a single window of DNA contains:
- the LOC137600508 gene encoding retinal cone rhodopsin-sensitive cGMP 3',5'-cyclic phosphodiesterase subunit gamma-like — translation MSDIAVAVPAEKKVPPKFKQRTVRTFKSKAPKPGQKGFGDDIPGMEGLGTDITVICPWEAFGDMELSDLAKYGIV, via the exons ATGTCAGACATAGCCGTTGCAGTTCCAGCTGAGAAGAAGGTCCCTCCTAAATTCAAGCAGAGGACCGTCCGCACATTCAAGAGCAAAGCGCCAAAGCCAGGCCAGAAGGG ATTTGGAGACGACATCCCTGGCATGGAAGGTCTTGGCACTGACATCACAGTGATTTGCCCATGGGAAGCCTTCGGTGACATGGAGCTCAGTGACCTGGCAAAATATGGAATTGTTTAA
- the LOC137600547 gene encoding retinal cone rhodopsin-sensitive cGMP 3',5'-cyclic phosphodiesterase subunit gamma-like gives MADAAVAVPADKKAPPKFKQRTARTFKSKAPKPGQKGFGDDIPGMEGLGTDITVVCPWEAFGDMELSDLAKYGIV, from the exons atggcagACGCAGCTGTTGCAGTTCCCGCCGACAAGAAGGCACCCCCTAAATTCAAGCAGAGGACTGCTCGTACCTTCAAGAGCAAGGCCCCCAAACCAGGCCAGAAGGG ATTCGGAGACGACATCCCCGGCATGGAGGGTCTTGGCACTGACATCACAGTGGTTTGCCCATGGGAAGCCTTTGGTGACATGGAACTCAGTGACCTGGCAAAATACGGAATTGTCTAA